From Antechinus flavipes isolate AdamAnt ecotype Samford, QLD, Australia chromosome 1, AdamAnt_v2, whole genome shotgun sequence:
TTAGAAAtactacctcatttgatcctcataacaatcctgtgaggacagtgcttttattatcctcattttatatttgaggaaactgaggaaaatagaggctaagtgacttgttcatggtcacttattaagtttctgagtctggatttgaattcaaggctcCTTAacttcaagcccagtgctcttaTTACATTCTCTCTTAGAAGTTCAGATATGTCTATTTGAAAATTaagttttttatattattgtcaCACATCTTgtatatgtaaagatatattACTTAAGAACCCCAATATtgaccttaaaagaaaaaaatttgggatGGGGGGCGACTTTCTGTACACAAGTTCTATCTTTATCTCCAAATTAGGAGGCAGCccatttctattattctataaacTCCTAGAGAACaggctttcatttcttttggctCCCCAATACTTAGTACAATACCTGGAACATATTtgtttcaaaaatgtttattgactaccaatgcagatcagcaggAGCTTGGCAACCTTTAGACTTTCTCTAATGGAAGGGTACTTTCCATgcaaaaaaaaacagtattttgaCACTGCTTTGTGGGACAGTAGTCCACTAAAACAATCAGAAATCCGAGTATGAGTGTAAGAAAAAATGTgtttctttctcatgagaaaagTTACACAGTCTCTGATAGACAAAGTGTGGTTTCAAAGACATATATCCAGGGAAAgtgcatttccttttttattctacaACTATACTCCCTTCTCCAACCCCCTGGCCTCTTTCCCAGTGGACTAGGGTTTCTAAAGcacagtttctttaaaaaaaaaaaaaaaaaaaaaaaaaaaagtaagaaagccTGAAGCTATCAAATGTTTAACTGAGTAGTGTATTTCCCACTCAATCCAACCCCTACCCCTAAGGAGCTTCCTTTCCAAAAGGGGAAGATTAACTGATTAACCAAAGAAAACTaggggcaaagaacaaaagattatttttaaatcttaggCCACTGTCCCTGATTACAAAACCCAGTCCCTGTccctaaggagtttacattcttatattcttttgggaaaGATTACCTACATCCCCGAATGCTGGtggttttcaattttttaatttgtttcatatctccaatttaatttttatactgtAGAAACCAAATAAATCCATTCTTCACGCTGTCTTATCTTTGTTATAGACATAGACAAAATTTTCTACCTCCTATATTTTATAAAGGGGAAGTGAGAAGATGACATAGGATAGAAATCAGAGAGATTTCAGTACATTTAAGCCATGTTTTATACTCATAAAACATGGAAGACAATTATAGTATTCTTTCCCCAAAAGTTTTTGAACTCAAGGGTCTGTAAAAAACATGAACTGGTTACTCAGTTATGAGTACTTCCAAGGGTTCCTGAATTTCagagatagaagataaggtaacaATAATGTCCCTGACCCTTTCTAAGCATGagtaatatttttctatatcaaATGGACCAACACAAATGAGTTTACATCTCCTAATAGGCCCAATAGACTCAAGCAGCTAATCCCGGAATAAAGCCAAAGATCTGAGGAAACTACATAAAAGGAATTAGGAAATGCCTTGCTGCAACATTAAATCATTACTTTCCATAACTTCTACCTCCAttctgtggggaatagataaggtgaagaacttacaggaatgtatgaattctttttctgtattttattatttctgtgtctcccctatgacctgtataatatgtgcagtctcatatctacttgagccttggccagctagaaacatatttacttaacctgatctgatgacatttattggtatttgacatttatcgatatttagtctattagctggaccactatctgcttgattaagcctgaaggcctgactttctgtttcccagaaatcaggagatttcagggaaacagaaaccttccattccaatctccccaaatagcaacaaccaattagatgcctccccctccccttctcaatgctctcttacttgtgatgtaatttcttgtataaaagctatgtactttactacttctttagccctcctaccgcaagctttctctttcttatcttgcgatgggacggctcatcctccggaggttttcaataaacaacttttctgccttctactgagtgatctctgagtaatcattttgggtaagagtcttctacatccctcacaattcagagaaaaaaatggtagGGAAATTAGTCTCTGTACTTTAGTAAACTTTATTTCCATGGAAAGACTGGTAATAGATGTTTCTATATCCTCTCATCCTCCTCAttccttgtcttcctccttttttcttccctccccacccccagcccctcTTTAAAGGCAAATAAGTAGAAAAGTCTATAGAACAATAGTCTTGGAGTGAGAAACACATGAGTTCAGATCCTTCTGCAAACATTTAGTAGTTGTGGGAGCCtaggaaagttatttaatctcccACAGACTTTTAATctacaaaaggaaggaagatttGGACTTGATGGATGTTAAGATCTATTCCAACACTAAAACACAATCCTATAGTTGATTCCCAGAAAGTTTTCTAAGGGGATATgaggtaaaaatgcaaacatgtcttaaatgcctactatgtgtcaggcattgttcAGAATGACTatgcaaaaaaggcaaaaaataaaatacttgctttcaagaagctcgCAATCAAGGTAGAGGAGATGACATGCAAACAACAATGTACAAACAAACTACACATAAGATAAATTtatgtggacctcagtttcccaacCTGTAAAAATGAGAAGTTTAAGCTGGTTGAATTcaaagatcccttctagttctaaatttgtgattctatCCTCCTAGATATAAGGGATCTTCATATGTAGATGGACTCCATATTCCCTTCAAGCTAAGAACTTCTATGATTTCATGCTTCTCTGATTCCTTTTGATCTCTAGTGAGCAATTTAGGACATTTATGCTTTGGTGTACACTGTTACTAAGAAATAACCTAGCAAATAAGatcatccctttcattttcacACCCCAGTTATTATCACTCCATGACCACGAATAAGTTAAGTGCTCAGATAAAGGTATGTGTACTATAACTCTATGGTGTATTCTTTCTATACCCCTTTTTGGCATAAACAACTGGTGAGAAAATGTGAATTAAAGAAAGCATTTGTTTCCACTCTCAAGATTGCACAGGCCTGGAGAGTATAGTAACTGGAGACAATATAATAATTTCCACatgtaaagaatataaaaagttcCACTGGAATTATGCCTTTTCTTGCATGAAATACATATAGTTAAAGAGGCTTCTACAAGATAATATCTGtgatttttcctagttttctaaTGTCAGGGAAAAGCTCTGTTTTTACTTGAATCCTAGTAGAGAGCAGGGTGATGGAGCAGTTATGATTTAACCTGTATTCCTTCTCTCAGACTCCCAGACTCGCACCCCGTAATCCTTGACCAGCATCCTCTCCTTGGCTAGGAAGTCCGGGCCACCTGGCTCTCTGAAACCTGTGCAGGAGCGCGCTGCCCTCTAGTGACCAAAATTAGAAGATGCAGAACTAGAACTAGCAGAGCTCGCACTTTCCCGAGACCAACAGAGGAGCTTCAGATAAAGCCTTCACCTTTTCcctgatttcttcctttctgcttgTCTGACCTAGATCCTTCCTGGTGGTGGTAGTGGCAAAATATCAAAAGCAATAAATATCCCTTAGATTTGAATAGAGTTTGACTGTATCAAAAATTTTCACATCTTTGTCCCATCTGCTCAAATATTAaggttttgttttgggtttttttttttttttaacaaagcttTTCCAGgacttttgagattttcttattgctgttaaagtttaaaaaaggaggggagggattCTTCCGCTTCCAAACCTTCCAGGATATAAGTTCTCTTTAGATCACCCCTGCTGTCTCCTACTGAATTAAACCTCTTTTAGGTTTTATCTGCAAAAAGAGTATGGATGTGAGGCCCCTGACCTTATCATGCTTACTTTGAACTCCTACCACCAGTGGGGTTACAAGTGTTTGTCATACAATTATTCACAAGTCAATTCTGCAAAATGACTGAGTACCAATTTCACATTACCTGTTTTGAGGTTTATAAGTGGAGTCTGTTAGAATTTGCTTTAGTTTAAGACAAGCtttaattttggagaaaaaaaatagtctgTACTAGTTTCTGAATGGGAAATGATTCAGGATTAGTATGAAGATCCTTAGTATTCCTTGAAACTATGACCCTGGGAGAATGTTTTAGAGAGAAGACAGGTCTGATATAGCACTGCTGTTTACACATAccatttccaaaaaaatttaagaaatgccTCTGAtgaaaattttttccatttcactccCATTGAACTCTGGAACCTCAGATGAATGATGGGAAGATGCATGGGCCATCATCCCCCTTCTGCATCCCCACCTCCCCCCAATAAAATGCTTTGAGAGTAAAATTTTCCCAAAGGATTTAGGGTTAATGTGTAGAAAATATCCAGCAAATTACCATGTGTGAGTAACAAGCCCACTCTAGCCTCCCAATCCCACTGGAAAGAAGGATATGAATTCTATCCAATCCCACATTGTCTGGCTCAGCTCCTTCTTAGTGATGATAGTTAATAAGATAGCAAATGCGTCCGAGGTGGGATTTCGTAGGTCCTGCGTCAGCTGGAGCCTGTAGGCGATTGGGGGACGcttgagtttttcctttttttgacaaaTTATAAAGTGACTCCATCCACTTCGTACCACACTGCCTCAGGTGGAGAGCTCGCCAGCCCTTCAGTCCATCTACTTCAGTAATCCGCTGAAGACGGTAAGTAAAGACATCATAAGCTCTCCTGCAACTCCTTACTTTCTAATCTAGGGACTGCAGTAAATTCGCCAGGAGCTGTGATAGGGCAAACCGTAGACTATTGCTTTTCTCATGTGTTGTTCTTCCCCTCCACTCTTCTCACCCTCCCCCGTATTCTTTCTTCTAGACATTCTCCTGGGAGGCAAATTGCTCTGCTCCGCTATAAATACTTGGAGAGCAAACCAAAGCACTTCAGCTAGCCCACACTCGATTGAAAAAAAGCATCTATGTAAGTAAACTTTGCTAAAATACGGGATTTTCCTAGTGGATTTGGGGGACCTATTTTctactcttttcctcttttgttttcttaattatcttcctctatttttcctttttgcgaCTGAATTTGTATTAAATCTTCTGTTGATATGTTTTGTCTTGGTATTGAGCCTGGCCACTCCATTTCATACTTTGGCGAGCTCCCTGTATTCACAGCATTCTAGGGGAGAAAATCTGTCCCGAGGAAGGTAAGATTCTTAGGATCGCAGATGAAAGAAAGGACAAAACCCAATCTATCTTGGTGGTCTCAATAAAGATCCCACCGTGGTGTTTCACTTCCTAGTCAGCCGAAAGCAGGTACAGACGGAAGCCTTTTCCCTTTGCCCAGGGTCTTTTTCTGATAGAGTTCATAAGAAAAGGTTATTTACTCGTTGGAGTGTGCTGTCTGCTGCTCCTGTGTATGGATCTTCCAGAAGTAGGGAATGTGAGTAATCTGAGGATGAATTCGTGGATCggggagaaaaaatgttttccttaacgatagcaaaaaataataataataataacggtTAGACAGTGACTGAGCTGCGCATTCCACTCTCTTTTCAGCCCATGGCGCTGTTCCTGAAGCTCTGCAGTTTGCTTCTGGCTCTCAGCCCTGGCCTCTTCCTGACCATCAGGGCAGAATGCAGCAAGGATTGCACCTCTTGCACCTTCCGTCTGGGACAACATGCGGACATCAATCCATTGGTGAGCGCAGATTGGGAtaggagaaaaaaggggggaatcttcttatattttgtttctgttttaccTAATTGCAGAATGAGTAATAAGCCACCTTTCCGTCACCAAAATGTAGACTCTCCTTGTTACATCTGAAGGAACTGTAGAATAAATTCCAGAGTTAAGCTTACTCTGTATTCCGCGGAAAATCTGGCTCAGAATTTTGGCTTTGGGGAAAGGGAGgtgatggggtgggggtgggggcgagAGAGGCGAAGAAGAATGGGCAGTTGGCAGGAactattatgttttgttttcgTCTTGAGTCCGTGGTTGGTGTGGTTTTTTGTGAGTTTTAACAATTGGGTTTCTAGAGCGACTAGATTtgtccactttaaaaaaaattcctcaggcagtttttttttttcagtacctCGGAGAGCACCAAACTCACTGCTGTCCCAAGAGCTTTGTCCCCACAGTGCCAACTCCTTGCTTATATATCTTTTCACCTCATTCCATCAGACTTTAATGTTAGGCCAATCTCCAAAATTTTTCAACTAAAGGATAAATAGAAGCACTGTTTTTTAGACAATGTAATTGTAGGAGAAAGAGCACTCAATTTTGAGACAGACCAGATTTCAATTCTGCCATGACTGTGGATCTTTGAGTGGTCATTTTcctctctgagcttcattttcctcatttataaaatggcacGATTTGCCTAAACGACTTTAAAAATCCCTTCTGGCTCAAGATTAAGTTTCACTCAAAGACTTAATAGTATCAGCCTCTGCTAAagggagaaatagaggaaaaagaagaaagacaagaagTTTGTAGTGTAGAGGAGAAGAATTGAGAGAATGCCAGAAAGACAATTGTGATTTCACCTTTGCATCTTGTAATAATTATTAGACTATACTTTACTCAATAGAAGGtattagggaatagctgaagaCAGTATTGGAAAACAGTAAGAGGGGCAAGGTGTAGGTGGGTGAAGAAAGACCAATTCAGAACAAGTGGCTGAAAACAAAGAATCAGGTTCCCTGAGAATTTTATATTCTGCATGGGGgcttgatatttaaattatttttctaaacctCTTCCTAAAGCAATGGTAAAGGTTTAGTTTCCATGGAAGAATAAGGACTCCTCCTCCAGTACTCTCTGGTATTTGCAGTAATCCAAAAAATTCAACTTACTTATCAACATTTTGCAGAGTAGAGGCagattttcttgtacaaaataatcTAGTTCTACTTTACATGTTCTATGCAGATattgaattattataaaatgtttatatattgttGAATATTTAcctattttctgtattttaaactAGCTCTTGTCTTATTTATCTTGGCATTTTCCCCAGTGTCTAACTCAGTACTTTGCATGTAAGTtgttaaatgataaaataattatcaaatgaAACTATATCCTAGAGATTTGTATGATAATGacaaaatataattctttcttttatcattctttcttcattcttttttcattttaggttGATTGTACTTAGAAACTAAGTATAGAATAGAATCATTTCAAAAGCTACAAGTAGAGGGGAAAGAGTCCCGTATTAATTCTACAGAAATGTATCTTGTGTTTCTGATTATACAGCTCTCCCATCTTTAGTCATGCTCTGGCACTCAACTTTCACAATTGTACAATGGGACAATCTGCATATGTTAATACTAAGGCATACATTATCCTATCCCCACATGTATTGTCTCAATGATAAgggaatttctaatttttttgcttAATGAGCTAAAATTAAGATAAAGATTAAGATATCCTGTTCGTTATATTTAAAGTAACTTGGAAGATTATTATTGCttgtagaattatttttcttctttaatctttTCCCTCACCTAATTCCCAAAATActacaatcttttcattttctcttgtgGAAATATTAAATTATCCCCAAATCTCATCACCATGAGTGGTTGTggatcttttctcccttttctctctaaatCTTTCAAGAACTAATTTGAAAGTAAAACAGCATTTTCCAAAATATTCCTTAGTACTATAAATGAAATGATAACATTTTTACCTAGATGTTGTTTAGAATTCTTTCTTATGAGTCCTTTGCAAAACACAGATGGACTGCTCAACAACTAATATAGTCTCCTAGGAAAGCATTTTGAATGGCTAGCTAAtttggattttgagtcagaattagatttattctaaTCTAATTAATATCACTAGAATTGCATTAGTAGAAAGAGAAGCTCCTATGAAAAAATCACTgtgaaatttttaattgttaatcAATACCATGTATTTGTGGAGAAATCCTTAAGAGAGTTAATAGAGGATACAAGGTagtgaacaaaaaaagaatgtcatCATCCCTACATGAACCTGTTTTCTATGAGAAAAAGCAGGGATTTAAGGAGACATGATTTTTTCCAATCTAGAAGAAAGAGCACAATATTTTAATTACTATTAAAGTATTCAAGTACTGTTAACTAGGTAATTCTTTTAAAAGTGGATAGCCTTTTTTAGCTAAAACaactattatatatttgttttgagaaagaaggttaaaatgTTACAAAATACTCTGAGTGTACTTTTTTTACTAACTACATCACTTTCCTCCTTCTTAACCTGTTTTTCtccaaaaaacttattttaaaaattagaatatgaaACTAAAATTTAGAGCCAGAGGAGACCTTAGAGGTCTTTCTCCTCAgcctcctcattttgcagatgaggaagctatgACCAAGAGAGAATTTACTTGcacaaaatcaaagcaaaagtATTGATTcagcttttctgactccaaatcccaaATCACTTCAATTAATGGGACTCAGTCTCAGGATCATGTCTTTTGGAAGCAGCATAGTATTGTGTAAAGAGTATTAGCTCTTACCTCAAAAAATAGAAGCTTTGATACCTACTATGTGTGGCATTAGGTAAGTCATTTCTCTTCCCTTGGCCTCCATTTTGTAATTTGCAAAATAAGAGGCTAGACTTGATGTCCTTTAGGGACTCTTCTACCTTTAACTCAATGAtcctttatttttgtaagattttaattcACCAAATTTTAATTGAATACCCACTCTTAATAGCTGATCAATAAATGGAAAACAGGCATTTAATTTATGAgaatatattcataaaaatagaaatcacttatttttaaatatatatatatatatatacccttaaCATTGGTGACTTGGACCTATATCAAAAACACATCATTGAGATGATCTCTTAGAACAGTTTACACACTCTGAGCAGTCAACTTTTGAGGAGAACTTAATAATATCATTCCTCCTAGGTCTTACATTGGTTAGAATTTAATTATTGCATAatgaattaagagaaaaatggTATGcagattcatttcttttttattgagtAACATGTTACCCATTGAAAAAGACTTTCAATTTTGCTGTAACTAAGTGtttatgaaaagagagaacttcaAGCttgcatatttataatattttaataatgtgaGGTTTCAAAGCCAAAATTCagcacaaaaatttaaaaaacagtagATAAGGctaaagtaaaaattttttatttcaatttaacatTGTTATCCCATAGTATTATCAAgcttagttttaaattttaagacTTTTCCACAACTACTTTTGAATTCTagtcatttataataaaaaaggtaaaataaagagGAATTTGCTAACTTCTTAAAAGAGACTGGTAATTCAAAGAATACCTTATTTTAAGTCCTATCTTTGATATACATGACACTGTAATCCTTATCACTTAACCCCTCAGTGCATTGGACAACTTTCAAAGGACATATGTTGTAAAGAAAATGTCTATATTTATTGATAGTTATCCAATCCAATGAAGTGATAGGTCTCATCTCTGTccctatcctttaaaaaatataaattactttattATGGGAACATTTTTCTGCAACAAGGACTAATATCAATAAACACAAAAATTTCAATCTGACCTAAGTAAACTCCTAAGAATTAGAACTGATGTAAATAGAAGATATGTGTAGCAAAATCCAAGCAATATCTTACCATTGGATAAATCATTTTTTCACAGGCTTGCACATTAGAATGTGAAGGGAAATTGCCATCTGCCAAAGCCTGGGACACCTGTAAGGAGCTTCTACAACTGACCAAGACGGATCTTTCTCAGGAAAGTACCAACAACCAAGGAGAAAGCAAACAAGATGAGAGTCATCTTCTATCCAAAAAGTATGGGGGCTTCATGAAAAGATATGGAGGATTCATGAAGAAAATGGATGAGATTTATCGAGTGGAGCCAGAAGATGAGATGAATGGAGGAGAGGTCCTTGCCAAGCGATATGGAGGCTTCATGAAGAAAGATTCTGATGATGATGCATTGGCCAATTCATCAGACCTGTTGCTAAAAGAGCTGCTGGG
This genomic window contains:
- the PENK gene encoding proenkephalin-A, with translation MALFLKLCSLLLALSPGLFLTIRAECSKDCTSCTFRLGQHADINPLACTLECEGKLPSAKAWDTCKELLQLTKTDLSQESTNNQGESKQDESHLLSKKYGGFMKRYGGFMKKMDEIYRVEPEDEMNGGEVLAKRYGGFMKKDSDDDALANSSDLLLKELLGTGDISEAGHYREGNENEEEMSKRYGGFMRSYKRSPELEDEAKELQKRYGGFMRRVGRPEWWLDYQKRYGGFLKRFADSLPSDEEGESYSKEIPEMEKRYGGFMRF